The Streptomyces tubercidicus DNA segment GCGCCGGGTGCGTCGTCCAGCACGATGAGGACACGGCGTTCGGCCAGCAGGGAGCGGTAGAGGGCCGCCCGGCCGTCGCGCCACCGGGGGATGCGGTCGTCCGGCACGCCCAGCGCGCGCAGCAGCGCTTCGAGGGCGCCGGTCGGCGTCACCCGCTCCTCTGCCGCCTCGGCGCTGCCGCGCAGATCCAGGAACAGCCGGCCGTCGGGGAAGTCATCCGCCACCTCGTGCGCGACCCGCAGCGCGAGAGCCGTCTTGCCCGCCCCGGCCCGCCCATGGAGGAAGCGGCAGGGCGGGGCGCCCCCGGTGTCCCCGGTGCCCCCGGTGCCGCCCGTCAATTCGGCGGCCAGGCGGGAGAGCTGCACGGCCCGCCCGGCGAACCGCTCCGGCGCGGGCGGCAGCGCCACCACGTCGGCCCGGGGCCCGGCCGAATCGGGCTCGGGCTCGGGCTCGGGCTCGGGCTCGGGCTCGGCCAGGGGACGGTAGACGTCGGCCATGAGGTCGCCGCGCCAGCGCTCCAGCCGGGCCCGCTGGCCCGCGGCGAACGGCCCCGGCAGTCCGGCGAGCGGTTCGCCGTCCCACAACGCCAGTGCCTCATCCCGCAGTTGACGGGCCACGGCCGGGTCCACGGCGCGGCGGGCCCGGTCGACCAGCTGCTCGGCCCGGTCGAGATCGAGGTCCAGGACGGGCGCGCTGCCGTCGGGACGGCGCAGCGCGTAGCCCCCGTCCTGCTCCCTGACCAGGAGGTCCGCTCCCGTGCCCGCCCCGGTGTCGGGGCCGAGCGACGCGTTCAGCCGGGCGGCGCAGGCGGCAAGCGCGGAGCGGGCGGCCCCCGGCGGCCGCTCGCCCCAGAGGCCGGGAATCAGCTCGGCCGCGTCGGCGGAGTGCCCCGGCCGCAGCAACAGGGCGGCCAGCAGGGCCCGTTCCTCCGGACCGCCCAGCGCCAGCGGCGTCGCCCCGCGCCAGGCGCGCACGGGCCCGAGGACACCGAAGCGCGGCGGCGGGGGCGGGGACGCGGGGCGGCGCTGCGGTGGCAGCGGGTGGTCCGTCAACTCGGGCACCACACCCCCCATCCGCTCCAATACGGGACTGGCCAGCACCGCGAAGGCCCGCGCCGACGCCTGGAGCCGCAGCTCCCCCTCCTCGTCGCCCATCAGGACCGGGAAATCCGGCAGCCGCCCCATGTACGGCTCCAGCGACCGCCCGACCGCCTCGACGACCTCCACGGCCTGTTCGGCACCGAGGCCGCTGAACAGCAGCTCCCGTACACCAGGGCGGAAGTCGTAGACGGGCTCGCTGAGTTGGCACGATGGCGGCGCGCCCAGGGCACGGTCCAGGGTGTGCGCGGCGGCCGCGTCCCGCGCCTGGTCGGTGCGTTCCAGGAGGCCGCCGAGCAGGATCTCCGCCACATGGGTGGGCCCGGCGTCCCGCATCGTGGCGGCGCGCACCAGCTGCATCAGTGGTGTGGTCAGGGGGCGGATGGCCGAGAGGCGGACGGCGAGACGGTATGCCTCGGGCGAGAAGGCACCCCGGAAGTGGGCCAGCAGCTCCTCCGCCGTGCCCTGGGGTACGGCGGGCCGGGCCGGGGCGGCGGGCGCCTCGTCCAGCAGTACCGTTTCGATCAGATGCGGCACTCCGGGGCGGGTGAGCAGCCCGGCCCACTGTTCCAGCGCGGAGGGCGTCGGGTGCAATACGGGCAGCGCGAGAAGACCGTCCGCCTCCGGATCGCGCTCACCGCTCAGCGCGTCACAGACGATGAGCCGGCCGAGCGGATCGAACTCGCCCGGTGCAGCCAGGAGCCGCGGGCGGGCATCCAGGGCGGTGCCCCGCCACAGCCGCCGGGGCAGCGGGTTGAGTACGGCCAGCGGGCCGCCGCGGCCCCATGCCGCGAGGGCACGGACGGCCTGCGGGCTGCGCCACCCCGGGCTCGTACCGTCGGTCAGCAGGAAGGTCACCACCGGACCCGCGGGCCGTCGGCGCCCCACCGGGCCGCCCGGATCCCGGGGGTCGACCGGAAGGACGCGGACGGAACGGAAGACCGTACTCCGGGCGAGGAGCGCGCGCAGCTCGGCCGCGAGCGGGCCCCACACCTGCATGGACGGCGAGCAGTCCACCAGCAGCACGGCCGACCGGCAGCGCTCCTGGTCCGGGCGGGAGACGACATCGAGGAAGCCGGTCTCGGCGGCGAGGCGGACGGTGGCCTCGATGTCGGTGACGGTGCGGTGCGGATGGTCCCGGGTCCTGCGCAACGGGCGCAGCGCACGGCCCAGTTGCTGGGCATCGGGCAGCGCACGCCCACCGGGGACGCGCGCCGGACGGGCCCGGTCCGCACCCGGCGCACCGCCCTGGCTGCCCATGGCGTACAGCGCACGACGCGGCGGGACGGCGGGCGCCAACGGGTCGCAGGGAGCGGAGCGGGGCCCGGGGCGGGGCCCGTCGTCAGGTGCCGCTGAGTCGCCGGGGCCGGAAGGGACGCCGGAAGGGACGCCGGACGCATCGGCCACGTCAGCTACATCGGACGCATCAGACGCCTCGGACGCACCCAACACCCCAGCTTCGGAACCCCCGTTCGCCTCGCCGACCCCACCGGCCTCCTCGACCTCCTCGGCCTCCCGGCCCCGCTCACCCCCAACACCCCTCGCATTCCCCACCCCACCCACAAACTCCCCCACGTCCCCCACGTCCCCCACGTCCCCCGACGCCCCCGCATCCCCCGACTCCCCTACACGCCCCTCCATCACCCGCGACAGCCACAACACATCAAGGAGCTCCATCGCCCCGAGGTCGTAACCGGCGGCCGACATCGCCTGTCGCAGTCGGTCGATCATGGCGACATGGACTCGTCGAGACGGTGCAGCACGGCGGCGAGCAGCTCTTCCTTGGTGAGGTCGGCGCCGCTGATGCGCAGATGGACCGCGGCCAGCAGCTGGTCGGTGGCCAGTGTCTGGGTCTTCGCGCGCTGGTGGAAGACCTCGATGAGGTCCTCCGCCGCGGCGACCGCCTCCTCCCCCAGGTTGTGTTCGATGATCCTCCGCAGCCGGTCGCCGGTCGGCTCCGGCAGATCCAGGCGTACGCAGCGGCGCAGGAAGGCGGGCGGGAAGTCCCGTTCGCCGTTGCTGGTCATGATGACGATCGGGAAGTGGGTGCAGCGGACCACCCCGCGGTGGACCGCGACCCGCTCCCGGCTTCCGCTCAGCAGGACCTGGACCTCCTGTTGGTGCTCGGGCAGCCGGGCCAGCTCCGGGATCTCGAACTCGCCCTCCTCCAGCACGACCAGCAGGTCGTTGGGCAGGTCGATATCGGCCTTGTCGAGTTCGTCGACGAGCAGGACGCGGGGCCGGCCGGCCGCCAGTGCGCTGCCGAGCGGGCCGAGGCGCAGATACTGGCCGATGTCCCCGGCCGCGGTGGCGCGCCGGGCCCGGGGGCGGCGCACGGAGCCGTACGAGGCCTCGCGCTCCCGGCGCAGCGAGGCTTCCCGGAGGCGGCCCACGGCGTCATAGCGGTAGAGGGCGTCCTGGAGCGTGGAGCGGCTGTTGACCGACCAGCGCAGGACGTCGCCCAGCCCGAGTTCCCCGGCGACGGCGCGGGCCAGTGAGCTCTTGCCTGCGCCGGGGCGGCCGGTGACCAGCAGCGGGCGGTGCAGATGGAGGGCGGCGTTGACGACGGAGATCTCGTTGCGCTCCAGGAGGTAGGGCGCACGGGGCGCGGCCCCCCGGCCGGCGGGCAGATGCCGCCAGGGCGGCGGGGCGGGCAGCGGTGACGGGCCGCGGAACACCCACCAGTCCTCCGGCTCCGTCCCCGGGTCGTCGTGTGCGCCTGCTGCGCTCTGTCCGGTCACCGCGCGTTCTCCTCGTTCAGTGCTGCGTCCGCGTTCGGGCTCTCAGGGCTGGGTCAGCACCCAGGCGTCCGGGGCGAGTTGTGGGGGACGATGGTCGGGCGCGTCGTAGAGCAGGGACAGCCGGCGGCCGTGGTGGGTGACGCTCTCCGGCTCCGCCATCGCCTTGGCCCGCTCCAGGCGCACCACTTCGGGCACCTCGGCGTGGTCGGTGCCGTCGACCAGGGCCAGCAGGTCCTGGGCGATGTGCGCGCCGTGTTCGGCACGGTGCCACAGCACGGTGTGGACGCCCGCCTGGACGCACTGCCGCAGCAGCGTTCCGTGGTGGTCCGGTGCACAGCACACGATGACCGTGCCGGCGTCGCGGTGCACCTCCAGTTGGGCGCGGGCGACCTTGCGGTCGGTGTGGCGGTGGTCGAGGACCAGGCGTTTGGCGTGCGGCAGGGCGGCGGTGCGCTGTTTCCAGCCGGCGTAGCTCTCCCGGGAGCGCTCCGTGGTGCGCACCACCACCCGCCGGGTGATCCCGGGCGCGAACGGCCCGTCCTCGTCGCTGTCGGGCGATTCCCAGGAGTCCACGTCCAGACCGAGCCAGGCGGACGGCAGGAAGTACTCCACCAGGGCGGTCTCCGGATCCTCCCGGACCTCGGTGCGCAGCACCCGGCGGATGTCGTCGACCACCTGCTCACTGCCCGCCTCGGCGTCGCGGACCAGCGCGAGCCGGTGCGGCTGGCGGTCGGCGAAGGTCCAGATCTGGTAGGTGAAGCGGCGTCCGGCCGGGGTGGGCAGCAGCTCCACCTGGACACGGGGCGCGGTGGCCGGGGTGCCGCCGCCCGGCCGGGCGAGGACCGGGGTGCGGACCGGCGCCGCGGCGGCCGTGACATCGGCGCGGAACTGGCTGACCGCCGCCTCGTCGACCCCCGACCGGGCGGCGACGCGCTCGACCCATGCGTCGAGGTCCTCGGCCGGATAGGCCCCGGCCGCGCGTTCCTCGACACCGATCCGCACCACTCCCTGGAGCAGCGGCGGCACCGGCGCGCCAGTGGTGGAGCTGAAGCCCTCCAGGGCGTCCATCGCGTCGGCCAGGCCGGTGACGGCGGGCAGCTCCGGGGCGTGCGGCAGGACGCGAGCCAGGAGGTCGCGGGGGTCCGTACGGGTGCAGTGGGCCAACAGGCCGGAGAGGTCCCGGCGTTGGCGGGTGGTCAGATACTCGCCGGGGCGGACCGTACGGGCGGCGCGGCGCAGTCGCTCCCAGTCCTCGCGCGCACCGTAGAGGCCGGGCCGGGCATGCGGGTCATAGGGGTCGGCGACCGGGGGCTCGTGCTCCCGTACCAGGTCGAGGAGTTCGGGGATGCCGCGGCGGACGTTCACGGCCATCCCGACCAGCCGTTCCAGGTCGGCCGCCGGGCCCGCCGAGGGCCTGCCGAGCCGGGCGGCGAGCCGCTCCTCACAGGCCAGTACCGCCTCGCGGCCCTTCAGTACCCGCTCCAGCGCGGTGAGCAGCTGCTGGACGCCGCGCCGGGCGGTGGGCACGGCCGAGGGCGGAAGGGTGGGGAGTTCCGCCTCGATGGCCGGGACGCTGATGGCGTACATCGTCGTCGGCCGGCTCCCGGGGGCGGCGCCTTCCGGGGCCCGGTGTACGGCCGCGACCAGGCCGACCACGGCCTGCCGTTCGCGGTCCCAGAGCGGCCCGCCGCTGAAGCCCTCGGTGACCTGGGCTCCGCCGAGCACGTCCAGCGCGATCCAGGGCGGCGCCGAGACCCGGGGCACGGCGCGCACCGTGGGCAGCGGATTGCCGCTGGCCCATAAGGCGATGGTCTCGTTGGCGTAGCTGTGCTGGAGGAACGGGGCGGGCTCGGCACCCTCGGGTGCGGCGCCGGTCAGCTCCAGGACGGCGAGATCGCCGTGGTACGGCACCCGTCCGGGCTCGACGGGCGCGCTCCCGGCCGCCGTGGCCCGCGGCGGTACCCACATCTCCCGTAAGACCCGTGCGGTCAGGTCACGGCCGGCCGCGACATGCGGCAGCCGGAGGGTGACGGTGTCGCCGGGGCCCGGGGTGTCCTGGGCGAAACGGTCCCTGCCCAGTGCGCTGTTGACGACATGGGCGCAGGTCAGCACGAGCCGGTCGGCGACCAGCACCCCCGCGCCGAGGGCCTGTTCGCCCTGGCGTACGGAGGCGAAGGACTGCTGGAGCGGGGTGTCCGGGCCTGCGCCTGCGATCACGGGGCCGTCCCGCCGGGTTCCCCCGCACCGCTGCCGAGGTTCCAGGTGGCCGAGACCTTGAAGCTCGCGTCCCCCTTGCCGGAGAACACCCCCAGGCTCAGATCGGAGCCGAGGGTGACGCCGAACTCCACGGTGACCTCGTCGGGACGGTGGCTGCCGCCGGCGATCGAGCGATGGATCTGGCCGAGGACGCCGCCGAGCGGCCGCAGGGCCTCTTCGAGGGCCTCCCCGCCACGGGTCAGCGCCCGGCTCATCCGGCTGTCCACACTGACCGGCTGGGCGGAGCCGAACTCCTCGGGCAGCTCCAACTCGCCCTCGGCACCGGACTGCTGCCGAGGGCCGTCGCCGGACGGCGGGTGTACGCCGGAGTGTTCGTGCGCGTCCGGACGGCCGGTGGCGGCCGGCCCCTCGGCCCGCAGCCACACGACGGTCGCATCATCAATTCTGAGAGCCACGTCCCCCATGCCGCTCAGTCTGACACGGGCGGCACGGCCACCGCCCGCACTTTCGCCGCCGAATTTCCGCCTCCGTACCCGGAGTCACCTGCGAAAAGGAGACGGAAGCGGCATCGGGGGCGCTACCCCTGGAGCACCGCGCGCGCCAACTGCCGCGACTGGGCGACGAGTCGGTCCTCGGAGTCCCAGACCTCGGCGTCCTCCTCCAGGAAGCCGCCGGCGAGG contains these protein-coding regions:
- a CDS encoding SAV_2336 N-terminal domain-related protein, with translation MIDRLRQAMSAAGYDLGAMELLDVLWLSRVMEGRVGESGDAGASGDVGDVGDVGEFVGGVGNARGVGGERGREAEEVEEAGGVGEANGGSEAGVLGASEASDASDVADVADASGVPSGVPSGPGDSAAPDDGPRPGPRSAPCDPLAPAVPPRRALYAMGSQGGAPGADRARPARVPGGRALPDAQQLGRALRPLRRTRDHPHRTVTDIEATVRLAAETGFLDVVSRPDQERCRSAVLLVDCSPSMQVWGPLAAELRALLARSTVFRSVRVLPVDPRDPGGPVGRRRPAGPVVTFLLTDGTSPGWRSPQAVRALAAWGRGGPLAVLNPLPRRLWRGTALDARPRLLAAPGEFDPLGRLIVCDALSGERDPEADGLLALPVLHPTPSALEQWAGLLTRPGVPHLIETVLLDEAPAAPARPAVPQGTAEELLAHFRGAFSPEAYRLAVRLSAIRPLTTPLMQLVRAATMRDAGPTHVAEILLGGLLERTDQARDAAAAHTLDRALGAPPSCQLSEPVYDFRPGVRELLFSGLGAEQAVEVVEAVGRSLEPYMGRLPDFPVLMGDEEGELRLQASARAFAVLASPVLERMGGVVPELTDHPLPPQRRPASPPPPPRFGVLGPVRAWRGATPLALGGPEERALLAALLLRPGHSADAAELIPGLWGERPPGAARSALAACAARLNASLGPDTGAGTGADLLVREQDGGYALRRPDGSAPVLDLDLDRAEQLVDRARRAVDPAVARQLRDEALALWDGEPLAGLPGPFAAGQRARLERWRGDLMADVYRPLAEPEPEPEPEPEPDSAGPRADVVALPPAPERFAGRAVQLSRLAAELTGGTGGTGDTGGAPPCRFLHGRAGAGKTALALRVAHEVADDFPDGRLFLDLRGSAEAAEERVTPTGALEALLRALGVPDDRIPRWRDGRAALYRSLLAERRVLIVLDDAPGADASDASALAPLLPGRTPTPGARGGAVLITGRTCPPLPPPAEAVELGTLPPAEAQELFTDPGPPTLRWLDAQLSPPARRAFRLLAATDTAEAASSADLSSGAAAALLGATPHRTGPLLDELRSVGALRKAGPDRYRYTGQLRRLACRSAAQELPAEAHDEALVRLLTWYLAMGRQVHALRCPGDRLLHDLAGVPSDGPLPPTKDRDDALAAWAGEAPRLLALIRRAALRTPGIVRQAADLLLLAQVTADSGALSAAYEPAARAVAARAARDGAARAEGRARDGLARAEGRARVALAEAYLALGKCAEAEPEARRAEQLADRCGDPLTRFRAPYARGLIALQQGRHDTAERHLIAAWQQCTEPDELGEAAALGALARLWAATGNSSEAVLFAERSVALHHRGGHGSPLLAHGRYALAEALAAAGRPAEALRELEQALPLFEADRQQLWAGRTRCRMAAAMVALIRPGEAVTAAEDAARRLLVPGGERWRADALTALGHAETALGRKRSAQAHWREALTIHEAFHTPQARPLRTLLRAKETAPPTGPHRPALSRTADLARTATALRDLTAALHTLTDQLRLQRATDSPAAPAPFETLDALDALEAELTTTLADFPHTTRPSRTTLHRLRTTLETLTSPQSLPSPSPALTEAASTAREIGRRLAP
- a CDS encoding AAA family ATPase, which codes for MTGQSAAGAHDDPGTEPEDWWVFRGPSPLPAPPPWRHLPAGRGAAPRAPYLLERNEISVVNAALHLHRPLLVTGRPGAGKSSLARAVAGELGLGDVLRWSVNSRSTLQDALYRYDAVGRLREASLRREREASYGSVRRPRARRATAAGDIGQYLRLGPLGSALAAGRPRVLLVDELDKADIDLPNDLLVVLEEGEFEIPELARLPEHQQEVQVLLSGSRERVAVHRGVVRCTHFPIVIMTSNGERDFPPAFLRRCVRLDLPEPTGDRLRRIIEHNLGEEAVAAAEDLIEVFHQRAKTQTLATDQLLAAVHLRISGADLTKEELLAAVLHRLDESMSP
- a CDS encoding trypsin-like peptidase domain-containing protein; its protein translation is MIAGAGPDTPLQQSFASVRQGEQALGAGVLVADRLVLTCAHVVNSALGRDRFAQDTPGPGDTVTLRLPHVAAGRDLTARVLREMWVPPRATAAGSAPVEPGRVPYHGDLAVLELTGAAPEGAEPAPFLQHSYANETIALWASGNPLPTVRAVPRVSAPPWIALDVLGGAQVTEGFSGGPLWDRERQAVVGLVAAVHRAPEGAAPGSRPTTMYAISVPAIEAELPTLPPSAVPTARRGVQQLLTALERVLKGREAVLACEERLAARLGRPSAGPAADLERLVGMAVNVRRGIPELLDLVREHEPPVADPYDPHARPGLYGAREDWERLRRAARTVRPGEYLTTRQRRDLSGLLAHCTRTDPRDLLARVLPHAPELPAVTGLADAMDALEGFSSTTGAPVPPLLQGVVRIGVEERAAGAYPAEDLDAWVERVAARSGVDEAAVSQFRADVTAAAAPVRTPVLARPGGGTPATAPRVQVELLPTPAGRRFTYQIWTFADRQPHRLALVRDAEAGSEQVVDDIRRVLRTEVREDPETALVEYFLPSAWLGLDVDSWESPDSDEDGPFAPGITRRVVVRTTERSRESYAGWKQRTAALPHAKRLVLDHRHTDRKVARAQLEVHRDAGTVIVCCAPDHHGTLLRQCVQAGVHTVLWHRAEHGAHIAQDLLALVDGTDHAEVPEVVRLERAKAMAEPESVTHHGRRLSLLYDAPDHRPPQLAPDAWVLTQP
- a CDS encoding CU044_2847 family protein produces the protein MGDVALRIDDATVVWLRAEGPAATGRPDAHEHSGVHPPSGDGPRQQSGAEGELELPEEFGSAQPVSVDSRMSRALTRGGEALEEALRPLGGVLGQIHRSIAGGSHRPDEVTVEFGVTLGSDLSLGVFSGKGDASFKVSATWNLGSGAGEPGGTAP